The following coding sequences lie in one Lolium perenne isolate Kyuss_39 chromosome 2, Kyuss_2.0, whole genome shotgun sequence genomic window:
- the LOC127328210 gene encoding two-component response regulator ORR42-like — protein sequence MTTSTVQGSPVKALIVEDTPVHAFILSTILRKFHCEITVAENGSEAVQLFLEGKKFDIIFCDKEMPVMSGPEAIEKIRALGESHVKIVGVSAGYDLEQSFMSAGADIFLPKPMKFEVVGPIIQEVMNKKNNSMV from the exons ATGACGACTTCCACCGTCCAAGGATCCCCCGTGAAGGCCCTTATTGTGGAGGATACGCCTGTTCATGCATTTATTCTCTCCACCATCCTGCGGAAGTTCCACTGCGAGATTACTGTGGCTGAAAATGGGAGCGAAGCTGTGCAACTGTTTCTCGAGGGAAAGAAGTTTGACATTATTTTTTGTGACAAGGAAATGCCAGTAATGTCCGGTCCTGAG GCCATTGAGAAGATCCGTGCTTTGGGAGAAAGTCATGTGAAGATTGTTGGAGTATCAGCCGGTTATGATCTCGAACAATCATTCATGAGcgctggtgctgatatatttctgCCCAAACCAATGAAGTTTGAAGTTGTCGGGCCTATTATTCAGGAGGTCATGAATAAGAAGAATAACTCCATGGTCTAA